The following are encoded together in the Sulfuricurvum sp. genome:
- a CDS encoding PhnD/SsuA/transferrin family substrate-binding protein: protein MHRTTKPHKSIISIILFILLLFTTLNAHSETKETIKIGILAKRGIPQTMQQWQPLAEYLDQQIPTYTFKIVPLGFKDLNDAVAHNSVDFVLTNTFQYVAFEYHYGASRIATLQNHSDKGPGQQRFGGVIFTRSDNTSIHTLEDTRHKRFAAVDPESFGGWIMGKKELLDHGVSEKDFSKLLFLHSHDAVVHAVLEGRVDAGTIRSDTLERMASEGKISMNQVRVIAPKSYSGFPFATSTALYPEWPFSKLSHTSDELAESVLIALLGIEPQFDVAKRTKTDHWTIPMDYSPVHDLLKTLNMPPYDAEITLTEVVKKYAVEIILAILIILVLSVIVVFILFLYRQLQKQSARIATLNGELTKQMEREHIFRQMLDSQTALTMLGDETRIVECNESFLNFFGVLSSDEIIHHGLCSYFIDETHNDREHSCLSTIFAMQQQGVYSKITMLDQNGYPRVFHAHIDRFAHDASLFVVNLVDITSSEELHQKLVLLQKAVNQSSNTILISTVDGVVEYVNNSFCECCGHEESELVGHNAELLNTIGLNPLASKDLYNTLSENKVWIGEVQKQHKDGSEHIIRMAISPIKDVNGTITHLIAIGEDVSKYRTIENTLKEKEKMLLAQSRLVAVGEMLSMIAQQWRQPLSIIQMCLNNLEFTLQLMELEEQESIKTMTEQVEFLSNTIDNFSNCFKNDTQIETNELDTIICNAVQLLEKDLENNHITLQKECNIEMQINTRQQDVIQVLINLITNAKDVLIHRNVASAKITLRTNYLEENGLFVVEIIDNGGGVNETIKDRIFEPYFSTKEVQEGSGLGLYIAKAIVENNLHGSIGFEATTDGTCFYIKIPSLLLEQEEQKLKQEEVDIQGIDFEKIDF, encoded by the coding sequence ATGCATCGTACTACAAAACCTCATAAAAGTATTATCTCGATTATTTTGTTTATTTTATTACTCTTTACGACACTCAATGCCCACTCTGAAACTAAAGAGACTATTAAAATAGGTATTCTTGCAAAACGAGGTATACCGCAAACGATGCAGCAGTGGCAGCCATTAGCAGAGTATTTAGATCAACAAATTCCCACATATACCTTTAAAATCGTTCCTCTTGGTTTTAAAGATCTTAATGATGCCGTAGCTCATAATTCGGTCGATTTTGTATTGACCAATACATTTCAGTATGTTGCATTCGAGTACCATTACGGTGCAAGTCGAATCGCTACACTTCAAAATCACTCGGACAAAGGACCCGGTCAGCAACGTTTTGGGGGAGTTATTTTTACTCGAAGCGACAATACCAGCATCCACACGCTCGAAGATACTCGGCACAAACGTTTCGCAGCAGTGGATCCGGAATCGTTTGGTGGATGGATTATGGGAAAAAAAGAGTTACTCGATCATGGAGTGAGCGAAAAGGATTTTTCGAAGCTTCTTTTTTTACATTCACATGATGCTGTTGTGCATGCAGTCTTAGAAGGGCGCGTAGACGCAGGAACCATACGCAGTGATACATTAGAGCGGATGGCAAGCGAAGGTAAAATCAGTATGAATCAGGTACGCGTTATCGCCCCCAAAAGCTATTCTGGATTTCCTTTTGCAACCAGTACCGCACTCTATCCCGAATGGCCTTTTTCTAAACTCTCCCACACATCTGATGAACTTGCTGAATCAGTTCTTATTGCCTTGCTTGGTATTGAACCGCAATTTGACGTTGCCAAACGTACCAAAACCGACCATTGGACGATTCCAATGGATTATTCACCGGTTCACGACCTCCTTAAAACCTTAAATATGCCCCCTTATGATGCAGAAATCACCCTTACGGAAGTTGTGAAAAAATATGCCGTAGAGATTATTCTAGCTATTTTAATTATCCTTGTCCTGAGTGTGATAGTAGTCTTTATCCTTTTTCTCTATCGACAGTTACAAAAACAGTCTGCTCGTATTGCCACTTTGAATGGAGAATTGACCAAACAAATGGAACGTGAACATATTTTTCGACAAATGCTCGATAGTCAAACTGCATTAACAATGTTGGGCGACGAAACACGTATTGTTGAATGCAATGAGTCCTTTTTAAATTTTTTCGGTGTTTTATCGTCCGATGAAATTATTCATCACGGGTTATGTTCGTATTTTATTGATGAAACACATAATGATAGAGAGCATAGTTGTTTATCGACTATTTTTGCGATGCAACAACAGGGGGTATATTCTAAAATTACGATGCTCGATCAAAATGGTTATCCTCGTGTATTCCATGCCCATATCGACCGTTTTGCGCATGATGCATCACTTTTTGTGGTAAATCTAGTCGATATCACTTCCAGTGAAGAGTTACACCAAAAACTCGTATTGTTACAAAAAGCGGTAAATCAATCGAGTAATACCATATTAATCAGCACAGTAGATGGTGTTGTGGAGTATGTTAATAACTCTTTTTGCGAGTGTTGTGGGCATGAGGAATCAGAACTTGTGGGACATAATGCAGAGCTACTCAACACGATTGGGCTCAATCCTCTCGCCTCTAAAGATCTCTACAATACCCTCTCAGAAAACAAAGTATGGATTGGTGAGGTACAAAAACAACATAAAGATGGCTCCGAACATATTATTCGTATGGCGATTTCCCCAATAAAAGATGTGAATGGCACCATTACACACCTTATAGCCATCGGTGAAGATGTCAGTAAATACCGAACAATCGAAAACACCCTCAAAGAAAAAGAAAAAATGTTGTTAGCACAATCACGTCTTGTAGCAGTGGGAGAAATGCTGAGTATGATTGCTCAACAATGGCGTCAACCCCTTTCAATCATCCAAATGTGTTTAAATAACTTAGAGTTTACACTGCAACTTATGGAACTCGAAGAGCAAGAAAGTATCAAAACCATGACAGAACAAGTAGAATTTTTATCCAATACCATCGATAATTTTAGCAACTGTTTTAAAAATGATACACAAATAGAGACGAATGAATTAGATACTATTATCTGCAATGCCGTCCAATTATTAGAAAAAGATTTAGAAAACAATCATATCACACTGCAAAAAGAGTGTAACATAGAGATGCAAATCAATACACGACAACAAGACGTCATACAGGTGCTGATTAATCTGATTACCAATGCCAAAGATGTCCTAATACATCGTAACGTCGCTTCTGCAAAAATTACATTGCGCACCAATTATTTGGAGGAGAATGGGCTTTTCGTTGTAGAGATTATCGATAACGGTGGTGGTGTGAATGAAACAATCAAAGATCGGATATTCGAACCCTATTTTTCAACCAAAGAAGTGCAAGAGGGGAGCGGATTAGGGCTTTACATCGCCAAAGCAATAGTCGAAAACAATCTACATGGCTCCATTGGATTTGAAGCTACCACTGACGGTACTTGCTTTTATATAAAAATTCCTTCATTACTGCTCGAACAAGAAGAGCAAAAGTTGAAACAAGAGGAAGTAGATATTCAAGGAATCGATTTTGAAAAAATAGATTTTTAA